TAATGAATAGAACTGCTGCAGGGTCGATATCTCCACATCTAGTTCCCATCATTAATCCTTGTAATGGAGTTAATCCCATTGAAGTATCTATAGATTTACCATCTAGTACTGCTGAAACTGAAGCTCCATTTCCTAGGTGACAAACTATAATTTTTGAATGTTCAGGATTTCCCATTATTTCTCTCATTGTTTCAGAAACAAATAAGTGAGAAGTTCCATGGAATCCATATTTTCTAACTTTTAATTCAGTATAATCTTCATATGGTAAAGCATACATAAATGCTTTTGCTGGCATTGTTTGGTGGAATGCAGTGTCAAATACAGCTACATTTGGTTTACCAGGCATTAATGCCATACAAGTTCTTACACCCATTAAGTTAGCTGGGTTGTGTAGTGGAGCTAATTCGTTGTTTTCTTCAACAGCTTTCATTACTTCTTCAGTTAATAATACTGATTTAGCAAATGTTTCTCCACCGTGAACAACTCTGTGTCCTATAGCTTCTACTTCTTCAACTGAAGCTATTACACCATGTTCTTTATCAGTTATTGCGTTGATAACTAATTCTAGTGCTTCTTTGTGAGTTGGCATAGGTTTTTTAATTTCAATTTCGAAATCTTTTGCTGGAATTTCATATTCCATTCTTGATCCTTCTATTCCAATTCT
The Fusobacterium sp. DD2 DNA segment above includes these coding regions:
- a CDS encoding acetate kinase, whose translation is MKVLVINCGSSSLKYQLMNPETKEVFAKGLCERIGIEGSRMEYEIPAKDFEIEIKKPMPTHKEALELVINAITDKEHGVIASVEEVEAIGHRVVHGGETFAKSVLLTEEVMKAVEENNELAPLHNPANLMGVRTCMALMPGKPNVAVFDTAFHQTMPAKAFMYALPYEDYTELKVRKYGFHGTSHLFVSETMREIMGNPEHSKIIVCHLGNGASVSAVLDGKSIDTSMGLTPLQGLMMGTRCGDIDPAAVLFIKNKRGLTDKEMDNRLNKQSGILGIYGKSSDCRDMETGVAEGDKRAILAEQMFIYKIKSYIGAYAAAMGGVDAICFAGGIGENAAGVREAVIDGLDFLGAKLDKEVNSVRKKGNVKLSAADSKVLIYKIPTNEELVIARDTYRIVTGK